One region of Thermodesulfobacteriota bacterium genomic DNA includes:
- a CDS encoding AMP-binding protein, giving the protein MEPHSPNIIANALGCHALHNAAGESIVYGDRRITWKTLAGRVFQLADAIIKKGLRKNDKVAFMFYNCPEFIEINFAIQAAGAIPVPMNYRFVAKEIEYQLNHCDARMFIYDAVFREAVAEAAPRLTGIETFVCLGAPGEKDGPDYESFLASGRSEDPKVPTSWDDIAVMIYTGGTTGFPKGVMLTYGGHLDMFCHLFASILTRAATVDLSQEQLHALSKMVSLPGVGMLSGLARTKLARKILSSKKTYHTVEKAVRYLLSHPQAARIGYKNTIRLMTPSMPYFHDASYQTLILGALTGNACAIIVPGSKFDPEKILQTVEKEKPAFMANVPTGWKKIVSFPDIKKYDASSLMAAATGAGACSADLKRKMFEKFPGIIILDMFGQTEMTPITSFRIDTSPATVKERSVGQTILDVRIVDEAGRDVPRGEIGEIMYKSDWIMKGYYKDEEKTSEAMKDGWFKGGDLGYFDADGEVRLVDRKKECINTGGEKVFPLEVEEVLHAHPDVQDVCIIGVPDEEWGSTVRAVVQPVPGKNPDPAAIIEFCRGKLAGFKIPKSVVFVEELPLSPVGKVLRAKIRENYGQPG; this is encoded by the coding sequence ATGGAGCCGCATTCACCCAACATCATTGCCAACGCCCTGGGCTGTCATGCCCTTCACAACGCCGCCGGCGAATCGATCGTTTACGGCGACCGGCGGATCACCTGGAAAACCCTGGCCGGCCGCGTGTTTCAACTGGCCGACGCCATAATCAAAAAAGGCCTCCGCAAAAACGACAAGGTCGCCTTTATGTTTTATAACTGTCCGGAATTCATCGAGATCAACTTCGCCATCCAGGCGGCGGGCGCTATTCCCGTACCCATGAACTACCGTTTCGTGGCCAAGGAAATCGAATACCAGCTTAACCACTGTGACGCCCGGATGTTCATTTACGACGCGGTCTTCCGGGAAGCCGTGGCCGAAGCCGCTCCCCGGCTGACCGGCATCGAAACCTTTGTCTGCCTGGGCGCCCCCGGTGAAAAGGACGGACCGGATTACGAGTCCTTCCTGGCCTCCGGCCGGAGCGAAGATCCGAAGGTGCCCACCTCCTGGGATGATATCGCGGTCATGATTTACACCGGCGGCACCACCGGCTTTCCCAAGGGCGTCATGCTGACCTACGGCGGTCACCTGGACATGTTCTGCCATCTGTTCGCCTCCATCCTCACCCGGGCGGCCACCGTGGATTTAAGCCAGGAACAGCTTCATGCCTTGAGCAAAATGGTTTCCCTGCCCGGTGTCGGCATGCTGTCCGGCCTGGCGCGCACCAAACTGGCCAGAAAAATTCTAAGCAGCAAAAAGACCTACCACACCGTGGAAAAGGCCGTCCGCTATCTGCTCTCCCACCCCCAGGCGGCCCGCATCGGTTACAAGAACACCATCCGTCTGATGACCCCCTCCATGCCCTATTTCCACGACGCCTCCTATCAGACCCTGATTCTCGGCGCCCTGACCGGCAACGCCTGCGCCATTATCGTGCCGGGCAGCAAATTCGATCCGGAAAAAATACTCCAGACCGTGGAAAAGGAAAAGCCGGCCTTCATGGCCAACGTGCCCACGGGCTGGAAAAAAATCGTCTCCTTTCCGGACATCAAAAAATATGACGCCAGTTCCCTGATGGCCGCGGCCACCGGCGCCGGCGCCTGCTCGGCCGACCTGAAACGAAAAATGTTCGAAAAATTTCCCGGCATCATCATCCTGGACATGTTCGGCCAGACGGAGATGACGCCCATCACCTCCTTCCGCATTGATACCAGTCCGGCAACCGTCAAGGAACGCTCCGTGGGCCAGACCATTCTTGACGTCCGCATCGTCGACGAGGCCGGCCGGGACGTGCCCCGGGGGGAAATCGGCGAGATCATGTACAAATCCGACTGGATCATGAAGGGCTACTACAAGGACGAAGAAAAAACCAGTGAAGCCATGAAGGACGGCTGGTTCAAGGGCGGCGACCTGGGGTACTTCGACGCCGACGGCGAGGTCCGGCTGGTGGACCGCAAAAAAGAGTGCATCAACACCGGCGGCGAAAAGGTCTTCCCCCTGGAAGTGGAAGAAGTGCTGCACGCCCACCCGGATGTCCAGGATGTTTGCATCATCGGCGTGCCGGACGAGGAATGGGGCAGCACGGTCCGGGCGGTGGTTCAGCCGGTGCCGGGAAAAAATCCGGACCCGGCGGCCATCATTGAATTCTGCCGGGGAAAACTGGCCGGGTTCAAGATTCCCAAATCCGTGGTCTTCGTGGAGGAACTGCCGCTGTCGCCGGTGGGCAAGGTCCTGCGGGCCAAGATCCGGGAGAATTACGGACAGCCGGGGTAG
- a CDS encoding sigma 54-interacting transcriptional regulator — MKTKQAGDDDVPRVLIVDDEEGLRLTFKTFLEKEGAGVVLAADFHEALARLADTGPFDLIFLDIILPGGFKGIDLLRRIREQGLDCPVIIITGQPQVETAAEAVRQGAFDYVPKPVKKETLLRLYRSALNFFALKIENKRMAEEKERYKQNLEAVFRSVDEAIIAVDGEGRIASINSAMESLCGGQTSGCIGRRIDEIAIDGMNRCKEMIAATIQQGRVVKDQAVVFQCPDGQRRSALVNTMPLKDEGGRAIGGVLVIRDLTRLHYLERELEARNRFEGMIGRSAAMQKIFNLVEDLADTDATVLITGESGTGKDMLAGAIHKRGSRAAGPLVRVNCAALSESLLESELFGHVKGAFTGADRIRKGRFELAHGGTLFLDEIGDIPVSVQVKLLRVLQEKEIERVGDARPISVDVRLISATHQDLPARIARGEFREDLYYRIKVLEIRMPPLRSRREDIPLLTDHFREYFNRKYDRRVAQVSDGVMALFMNYDWPGNVRQLKHVLEHAFILCRVPVLDITHLPPEFQDEDGLLPAADTEDISPDKIREALSEAGGNKAKAARLLGISRRTLYRKLEKHRLM, encoded by the coding sequence ATGAAAACAAAACAAGCTGGAGATGATGACGTGCCCCGCGTTCTGATTGTCGATGATGAGGAAGGCCTGCGGCTGACCTTTAAAACCTTTCTGGAAAAGGAAGGCGCCGGGGTCGTGCTGGCGGCCGATTTCCATGAGGCCCTGGCCCGGCTTGCGGACACCGGCCCCTTTGATCTGATTTTTCTGGATATCATTCTGCCCGGCGGTTTTAAAGGGATCGACCTGCTGCGCCGCATCCGCGAACAGGGCCTGGATTGCCCCGTCATCATCATTACCGGACAACCCCAGGTGGAAACGGCGGCCGAGGCCGTTCGCCAGGGGGCTTTTGACTATGTTCCCAAACCGGTGAAAAAGGAGACCCTGCTGCGCCTGTACCGGAGCGCCTTGAATTTCTTTGCCCTGAAAATCGAAAACAAACGCATGGCCGAGGAGAAGGAGCGCTACAAGCAAAACCTGGAAGCGGTTTTCCGCAGCGTGGACGAGGCCATTATCGCGGTGGACGGCGAGGGGCGTATCGCTTCGATTAATTCAGCCATGGAATCTCTTTGCGGCGGGCAGACATCCGGCTGTATCGGCAGGCGCATCGATGAGATCGCCATCGACGGCATGAACCGCTGCAAAGAGATGATCGCCGCAACCATTCAGCAAGGCCGGGTCGTGAAGGATCAGGCCGTTGTTTTTCAGTGCCCGGACGGCCAAAGGCGCAGCGCCCTGGTCAACACCATGCCGTTGAAGGACGAGGGCGGCAGAGCCATCGGCGGCGTGCTGGTGATCCGGGACCTGACCCGGCTTCACTATCTGGAGCGGGAGTTGGAGGCACGGAACCGTTTTGAAGGCATGATCGGCCGGTCGGCGGCCATGCAGAAAATTTTCAACCTGGTGGAGGATTTGGCCGACACCGATGCCACGGTACTGATCACCGGTGAAAGCGGTACCGGCAAAGACATGCTGGCCGGCGCCATCCATAAGCGCGGCAGCCGCGCCGCCGGTCCCCTGGTCCGGGTCAACTGTGCGGCCCTTTCGGAGAGCCTTCTGGAAAGCGAACTGTTCGGACATGTCAAGGGCGCCTTCACCGGCGCCGACCGCATCCGCAAAGGCCGCTTCGAACTGGCCCACGGCGGTACCCTGTTTTTGGATGAGATAGGGGATATCCCCGTAAGCGTGCAGGTGAAACTACTCCGTGTGCTCCAGGAAAAGGAGATCGAACGGGTGGGCGACGCCCGGCCCATCAGCGTCGACGTCCGCCTGATTTCAGCCACCCACCAGGATCTGCCGGCCCGCATCGCCCGCGGGGAGTTCCGGGAAGACCTTTATTATCGCATCAAGGTACTGGAGATTCGCATGCCGCCCCTGCGCTCCCGTCGGGAGGACATCCCGTTGCTGACGGATCATTTCAGGGAATATTTCAACCGGAAGTATGACCGCCGGGTGGCGCAGGTCTCCGATGGAGTCATGGCGCTTTTCATGAATTACGACTGGCCGGGTAACGTACGCCAGCTGAAGCATGTTCTGGAACATGCCTTCATCCTCTGCCGGGTACCGGTTCTGGACATCACCCATCTTCCCCCTGAATTCCAGGATGAGGACGGCCTCCTCCCGGCGGCCGATACCGAAGACATTTCTCCGGATAAAATCCGGGAGGCCCTGTCTGAAGCCGGCGGAAACAAGGCCAAGGCCGCCCGCCTGCTGGGCATCTCCCGCCGCACCCTCTACCGCAAACTTGAAAAACATCGTCTGATGTAA
- a CDS encoding PAS domain S-box protein: protein MTPFKIMIVEDERIIAHQMKTSLEEVGYVVTSLQSDGHQAVARAALEKPDVVLMDVRLKGPIDGVETAGILRRELNLPVIFVTDHVDDDTIRRAGQAMPIGYLVKPLAIAEMKTVLERARQINRAETEKRDAQERLKDSESQLRGVLQTAMDGFWITDMEGRLLEVNETYCRMSGYTRRELLTMRIADLEAAETKDDVNRHISRLIMRGQERFETRHRRKDGTALEVEVSVQYRRVDGGRLVSFLRDIGDRKRSEEALRKSEAFLKTLVKAITSPVAVINADDYTIEIANEIYGGNQVVGRKCHAVSHLSESPCTGTTDPCPLDEIRRTKKPVTVEHIHFTPQGRPQYVEIHAYPVFDDSGRLSRIIEYSVDITERRQAAERIRRERKNFLKIFAAAPVGLLLLDANTIIRYANQTAADLVARAPSELIGRRGGGGLGCTHSFENPGGCGFGSSCPACPLRSGLESVLAGGQSIHGAEILLTLVINELAQQRWLKVNVEPIEIDHEPFVIVAIDDITGRKQAEEALRESETVSNALAELATALLAAESISSASDLALHYAKALTGSRHGFVGHIDRDSGHLVSTTLSHDIWEECRVTDKTYVFEHFKGLWGWVLQHQEPLMTNSPAGDSRSMGIPGGHLPIERFVSVPVILEGQLMGQIALANADRDYTDRDIRTLHRLADVFSLALQRLQAEQALQRSHDLLEERVVARTAELEGANRALTAEIRKRKLLEAETVHKSRLASVGELAAGVAHEINNPINVIINYAQILADESPVPQDPQTIPNRIIKEADRVAAIVRNLLNFARESDDAPGFCDIAAIVSDSLELMRKQLDKDGIAVSVTVPDRLPPVMASFHKMQQVFVNLFSNARHALNAKYPDPDGDKRILIKAGVEEIDGRFWMRTTVMDNGSGIASRHLDKLFEPFFSTKPKGEGTGLGLSICYGIVRENGGQIGIKSEEGAFTRVIIDLPLATYDRVIRPGQAEEDGGKGD from the coding sequence ATGACTCCATTTAAAATAATGATTGTCGAGGATGAGCGTATCATCGCCCATCAGATGAAAACGTCTCTGGAGGAGGTGGGGTATGTTGTCACCTCCCTGCAGAGCGACGGGCATCAGGCAGTGGCCCGGGCCGCCCTGGAAAAACCGGACGTTGTGCTGATGGATGTCCGCTTAAAAGGCCCCATTGACGGTGTCGAGACGGCGGGTATTCTCCGGCGGGAGCTCAATCTCCCCGTTATTTTTGTTACCGACCATGTGGATGACGATACCATCCGCCGCGCCGGTCAGGCCATGCCCATCGGTTACCTGGTCAAACCGCTGGCAATAGCCGAAATGAAAACCGTCCTCGAAAGAGCCAGGCAGATCAATCGGGCTGAAACCGAAAAGCGGGATGCCCAGGAAAGGCTTAAGGACTCGGAGAGCCAGCTCCGGGGAGTCCTGCAGACCGCCATGGACGGGTTCTGGATAACCGACATGGAGGGCCGGCTGCTGGAGGTCAATGAAACTTACTGCCGCATGAGCGGATACACCCGCAGGGAACTGCTGACCATGCGGATTGCCGATCTGGAGGCAGCGGAAACAAAGGATGACGTCAACCGCCACATCTCCCGGCTGATCATGCGGGGGCAGGAGCGTTTTGAAACCCGCCATCGTCGCAAAGACGGCACTGCTCTGGAGGTGGAAGTCAGCGTTCAGTATCGCCGGGTTGACGGCGGGCGACTGGTCTCATTCCTGAGGGATATCGGCGACCGCAAGCGGTCCGAAGAGGCGTTGCGGAAGAGCGAGGCGTTTTTAAAAACCCTGGTCAAGGCCATCACCAGCCCGGTTGCCGTAATCAATGCCGACGATTATACCATCGAGATCGCCAACGAGATCTATGGGGGGAATCAGGTCGTCGGCCGGAAATGCCATGCCGTTTCTCACCTGTCGGAGTCCCCCTGCACCGGGACCACCGATCCCTGTCCGCTTGATGAAATCCGGCGGACGAAAAAGCCCGTCACCGTGGAACACATCCACTTCACGCCCCAGGGCCGGCCTCAATACGTTGAGATCCATGCCTATCCTGTTTTTGACGACAGCGGCAGACTTTCACGGATTATTGAATACAGCGTGGACATCACCGAACGCCGGCAGGCCGCGGAACGCATCCGGAGAGAACGGAAAAATTTCCTGAAAATTTTCGCGGCCGCGCCCGTGGGGCTTCTGCTGCTGGATGCCAATACCATTATCCGCTATGCCAACCAGACGGCCGCTGATCTGGTGGCCCGGGCTCCCTCGGAATTGATCGGCCGCCGGGGCGGCGGCGGGCTGGGCTGCACCCACAGTTTCGAGAACCCGGGCGGATGCGGTTTCGGCAGCTCCTGTCCGGCCTGCCCGCTGCGGTCCGGACTGGAAAGCGTACTGGCGGGAGGGCAGAGCATCCACGGAGCGGAAATCCTTCTGACCCTGGTCATCAATGAGCTTGCCCAACAGCGCTGGCTCAAGGTCAATGTCGAACCCATCGAGATCGATCATGAACCGTTCGTTATTGTCGCCATCGACGATATTACCGGGAGAAAACAGGCCGAGGAGGCCCTGCGGGAGAGCGAAACCGTCAGCAACGCCCTGGCGGAACTGGCCACGGCCCTGCTGGCCGCCGAGTCCATTTCGTCCGCATCCGATCTGGCGTTGCATTACGCCAAGGCGCTGACCGGAAGCCGGCACGGGTTCGTGGGACATATTGACCGGGATTCCGGCCATCTGGTCAGCACCACCCTGAGTCATGATATCTGGGAGGAATGCCGGGTTACCGACAAGACCTATGTCTTTGAACACTTCAAGGGCCTCTGGGGATGGGTATTGCAGCATCAGGAACCGCTGATGACCAATTCGCCAGCCGGTGATTCCCGCTCCATGGGCATACCGGGCGGCCACCTGCCGATTGAGCGGTTCGTTTCCGTTCCGGTCATCCTGGAAGGCCAGCTGATGGGGCAGATCGCCCTGGCCAACGCCGATCGCGATTACACCGACCGGGATATCCGGACGCTCCACCGTCTGGCCGATGTATTCAGCCTGGCCCTGCAACGGCTCCAGGCGGAACAGGCCCTGCAGCGATCCCATGACCTGCTGGAAGAACGGGTCGTGGCGCGGACCGCTGAACTGGAAGGGGCCAATCGGGCGCTGACGGCTGAAATCAGAAAGCGTAAACTGCTGGAGGCGGAAACCGTTCATAAAAGCCGGCTGGCTTCGGTGGGCGAACTGGCCGCCGGCGTGGCCCACGAAATCAATAACCCCATCAATGTGATCATCAATTACGCCCAGATCCTGGCCGATGAATCTCCCGTTCCCCAGGATCCCCAGACCATACCCAACCGCATCATCAAGGAGGCCGACCGCGTGGCCGCCATTGTCCGCAACCTGCTCAACTTCGCACGGGAGTCCGATGACGCGCCGGGGTTCTGCGATATCGCCGCCATTGTGTCCGATTCCCTGGAGCTGATGCGCAAGCAGCTGGACAAGGACGGCATCGCCGTTTCGGTAACGGTGCCGGACCGGCTGCCGCCGGTCATGGCGTCCTTCCATAAAATGCAGCAGGTGTTCGTCAACCTTTTCAGCAATGCCCGGCATGCCCTGAACGCGAAATACCCGGACCCCGACGGCGACAAACGCATTCTTATCAAAGCCGGGGTCGAAGAAATCGACGGCCGCTTCTGGATGCGGACGACGGTAATGGATAACGGCAGCGGCATAGCCTCCCGTCATCTGGACAAGCTGTTCGAGCCTTTCTTCTCCACCAAGCCCAAGGGCGAGGGCACCGGCCTGGGGCTGAGCATCTGTTATGGAATCGTCAGGGAAAACGGCGGCCAGATCGGTATCAAATCCGAAGAAGGGGCTTTTACCCGGGTGATCATTGATCTGCCCCTGGCGACATATGACCGGGTCATCCGGCCGGGGCAGGCGGAAGAGGACGGCGGTAAGGGAGATTGA
- a CDS encoding response regulator produces MNIEMITHLEDDDMDQGINKEHKGSVLVVDDEEGMRFTLNHYLTQAGYRVRQAADIAEAVLIVAEERFDAAIIDRVLSNGRNGLHLSRIMREIMPSCKTILVSAWPTVDSAIQAMRYQVFGYLSKPIRKDDLLAIIEQALRTDIREQKHAFGK; encoded by the coding sequence ATGAACATAGAAATGATAACTCACCTGGAAGATGATGACATGGATCAGGGCATAAACAAGGAGCACAAAGGCAGCGTTCTGGTTGTGGATGATGAAGAAGGCATGCGTTTTACACTCAATCACTATCTGACCCAGGCCGGGTACCGGGTCCGTCAGGCCGCCGATATCGCCGAAGCGGTACTGATCGTCGCAGAGGAACGGTTCGATGCCGCCATCATCGACCGCGTTCTCTCCAACGGACGGAACGGACTCCACCTGTCAAGGATCATGCGGGAGATCATGCCGTCCTGCAAAACCATTCTGGTTTCCGCCTGGCCCACGGTAGATTCCGCTATTCAGGCCATGCGATATCAGGTGTTCGGCTACCTTTCCAAACCGATCAGAAAGGACGATCTGCTGGCAATAATAGAGCAGGCCTTGCGCACGGATATCAGAGAGCAAAAACACGCATTTGGTAAATAA
- a CDS encoding chemotaxis protein CheD, translating to MKKNNGTRTPPSVDADLPVLFLKQGEYHISDKGPMLIRTILGSSVAVTMHCPELKIGGITHSLLPFPVPGATTPADHIGRFVNLSVRHVLERLLDMGARKDTLEIKVFGGGQLLTRLTGTSSGIEISIGRRNVATALKVIGELDLHVTATDVGGNWGRKLIFYPHRGDVLIKKIVRNVIQVDDL from the coding sequence ATGAAAAAAAACAATGGAACCCGGACACCGCCGTCAGTCGATGCGGACCTGCCGGTCCTGTTTTTGAAACAGGGGGAGTACCATATCTCCGACAAAGGGCCGATGCTGATCCGGACGATACTCGGCTCCAGCGTGGCGGTGACCATGCATTGCCCGGAACTGAAGATCGGCGGCATCACCCATTCGCTGCTCCCGTTTCCGGTGCCCGGCGCGACCACCCCCGCCGACCATATCGGACGTTTTGTGAATCTCAGCGTCAGGCATGTGCTGGAACGGCTGCTGGACATGGGCGCCAGGAAGGATACTTTGGAAATCAAGGTGTTCGGCGGCGGGCAGTTGCTGACCCGGCTCACGGGAACCTCATCCGGAATTGAAATCAGTATCGGCCGCCGCAATGTGGCAACGGCCCTGAAAGTGATCGGGGAACTCGATCTGCATGTAACGGCCACCGATGTCGGCGGCAACTGGGGCCGCAAGCTGATTTTTTACCCCCACCGGGGCGATGTGCTGATCAAGAAAATCGTCCGTAACGTCATCCAGGTCGACGACCTCTGA
- a CDS encoding RiPP maturation radical SAM C-methyltransferase, with amino-acid sequence MAINRKGRDFKGRVALVSAPWPLFSRPSIQLGALKAYLRQAFPDISVSASHFYLTLAEAVGYSTYLAVSRETWLAESVYAALLYPERAEPIGRFFDSLARRSGISAGLDFSALVRRVKTVTDLFIRQTDWAALDLAGFSVCLCQLTASLYLMRRVRRRAPQLPLIAGGSIVGGNAAADLLEVFPEIDLIVAGEGEEPLTRLVGHLRAGGQCHDIPPGPGIVRRGDGHARETVSFGQLPDLAGLPVPDYTDYFQALAGFPGQRRFFPMLPMEMSRGCWWQGAGNGAGPRDRKQGCAFCNLNSQWRGYRAKSPDQVADEVEQLVETHRILAIVCMDNALPPKTSRDIFAVLAARGRDLQLFAELRASTDRPTLEAFRSAGGAEAQIGIESLSSRLLRKMNKGTTAMDNLAIMKNCEALGIKNAANLMVCFPGSDEGDVTETLRVISFARFFRPLHIVRFWLGMHSPVRDNPAAYGLTAVYNHPYYKELFPEDICRRTRLMIQDYRGGKMAQRRLWQPVVRAVEQWQRDYARLHAGAGSGPILTQHDGRSFLILRERRVGGEPVNHRLEGTSREIYLFCERPRNFEEIRVRFSPLPAERLQSFLDLMTGKGLMFEDGGVFFSLAVSPHPYRYPGCP; translated from the coding sequence TTGGCGATCAACCGTAAAGGGCGTGATTTTAAAGGCCGGGTCGCTCTGGTTTCCGCTCCCTGGCCGCTGTTCAGCCGGCCGTCCATTCAGCTGGGCGCTTTAAAAGCATATCTGCGGCAGGCTTTTCCGGACATATCCGTGTCCGCTTCTCATTTTTATCTGACTCTGGCCGAAGCTGTCGGATATTCTACCTACCTGGCCGTGTCCCGGGAAACCTGGCTGGCCGAAAGCGTTTATGCCGCGCTGCTGTATCCGGAACGGGCGGAACCCATCGGCCGTTTTTTCGACAGCCTGGCAAGAAGATCCGGGATTTCGGCCGGACTGGATTTTTCCGCTCTGGTCCGGCGCGTCAAGACCGTGACCGATCTCTTTATCCGCCAAACCGACTGGGCCGCCCTGGATCTGGCGGGCTTTTCCGTGTGTCTGTGCCAGTTGACGGCCTCGCTCTACCTGATGCGGCGAGTCCGGCGCCGGGCGCCTCAGTTACCGCTGATTGCCGGCGGATCGATTGTCGGCGGAAACGCTGCCGCTGATCTTCTGGAGGTCTTTCCGGAAATCGATTTGATCGTGGCCGGCGAGGGGGAGGAGCCCCTGACCCGGCTGGTCGGCCATCTGCGGGCCGGCGGCCAATGCCATGACATCCCGCCCGGGCCGGGCATTGTCCGGCGCGGTGACGGCCATGCCAGGGAGACGGTTTCCTTCGGCCAACTGCCGGATCTTGCCGGTCTGCCCGTGCCGGATTATACCGATTATTTTCAAGCCCTGGCCGGCTTTCCGGGGCAAAGGCGGTTTTTCCCGATGCTGCCGATGGAAATGTCCCGGGGGTGCTGGTGGCAGGGCGCCGGAAATGGTGCCGGCCCCCGGGACCGGAAACAGGGTTGCGCCTTCTGCAACCTGAATTCCCAGTGGCGGGGATACCGCGCCAAATCCCCGGATCAGGTGGCCGACGAAGTCGAACAACTGGTGGAAACACACCGGATCCTGGCGATTGTCTGCATGGACAATGCGCTGCCGCCGAAAACAAGCCGGGACATCTTTGCCGTTCTGGCGGCCCGGGGCAGGGACTTGCAGCTTTTTGCCGAACTGCGGGCGTCAACCGATCGCCCAACCCTGGAAGCCTTCCGGTCCGCCGGCGGGGCCGAAGCGCAGATCGGCATCGAATCCTTAAGTTCACGGCTTCTGCGCAAAATGAACAAGGGCACCACGGCCATGGACAACCTGGCCATCATGAAAAACTGCGAAGCCCTGGGGATAAAGAACGCGGCCAACCTGATGGTGTGCTTTCCAGGCAGCGATGAGGGCGATGTGACTGAAACCCTGCGGGTCATTTCCTTTGCCCGGTTTTTCCGTCCCCTGCACATTGTCCGCTTCTGGCTGGGCATGCACAGTCCGGTCCGGGACAACCCGGCAGCATACGGCCTGACGGCCGTTTATAACCATCCTTATTATAAGGAACTGTTTCCCGAAGATATCTGCCGGCGCACGCGGCTGATGATCCAGGATTATCGCGGCGGCAAGATGGCCCAGCGCCGGCTCTGGCAACCGGTGGTCAGGGCGGTTGAACAGTGGCAACGGGACTATGCCCGGCTTCATGCCGGGGCCGGGAGCGGCCCCATCCTGACGCAGCACGACGGCCGGTCCTTTCTGATTTTAAGAGAGCGCCGGGTCGGCGGGGAACCCGTCAATCACCGGCTGGAAGGAACTTCCCGCGAGATTTATCTTTTCTGCGAGCGCCCCCGAAATTTTGAAGAGATCCGGGTGCGGTTTTCACCCCTGCCGGCCGAGCGGCTGCAATCGTTTCTGGACCTGATGACCGGCAAGGGGCTGATGTTCGAGGACGGCGGCGTGTTCTTCAGCCTGGCGGTTTCCCCGCACCCTTACCGCTACCCCGGCTGTCCGTAA